The Tripterygium wilfordii isolate XIE 37 chromosome 21, ASM1340144v1, whole genome shotgun sequence genome segment GTCCTCATACTTTTTTCGTTATTTTGTTTCCAAAGCTTCAGAGAAGGAAGAGAACAACGGAAAGAAGAGGTTCTTATTAGGAGACACCATGGGAGGAGCAGTGAGTCTGCTTTTACACATGAAGAAGCCAGGGTTTTGGCATGGTGCAGTACTGGTTTCACCATTTTCTAGGGTACAATTTGTGTCTTAACCCtcaattttttcatttttcaagtaTGTCAAAGCACTTTGGTTTACATTAATTACTGGGTGTCACGCAATATcaccaacaatcccctcaccccttACATAGGAAATAGTGAATAGTGAAGGATGACAGATATTGGCCCCCGCGCATTACGCTTAATATGTGAAAACATTTGAGAGGGATTTGACAGTTTATGTGCAGGTTGCAGACCCAGCAAGGCTTGCGATCAAAATCCTGAGCAAGCTTTCTAATTGTATCCCACAATCGAAATCAACGGCTACTTATGATCTCATTAATATGGCAATTAGAGATCCTGAGAACATTAAAAAGGTTAGTTTATAGTATGCAAATTATTGTACTGTACTTAAATCTTGAATTTTACCCATCATTCTACAACAGACGAGAAGAAACCCATCTGGGACCAAGGGATTTATTGACACCACTATCCCTGAACACTAACAAATGCTTAATGTCAAACCAGGTTAGATTTCATTGCCATTTCTGCTTCTGCAAGGCGAAGAGGACAAAGTAAGAACTAAATCACCGAGTAGCAAGCAACTCTACAATGCAGCTTCAAGCAAGGATAAATCCTTTGTTTGATATTCAGGCATGCGACATGCTCTACTTTCTGAAGAGACCAACCAAAACACGGAAATTGTCGTTGCAGACATTATTGATTGGCTACAACACAGAACTAGCATTGGATATTCAGCGccagaaagggaggaaaagcgTCAAAATGACAATACATCGAGGTGCAAGCAAGAGGAAAGCTTTTCTGGTACACCCAAATTATGGTTCAATAGACTAAGCAGGAGCCCTTGCACTAATGAAAGTGGCACCTTATACAATAAAATATCCACTAAAATaccaaatcaaactcaaatatgAAAGTGTCATTATACACAGCCCAGCATTACCTACTTGTGCTCAGCTTAAATCAGTCTCAATCTCAGCAACCGTTCCAACATCATTCAGACATccaaaattctaagaacattaattcAATGGAGGCACACAACTAACAAAATCTAATAATTACAACAACAGACCGGCTCACCTACAGGCTACAGCAGTTAGCTTCTCCTGTAATTAGATTTCATCTAAAGATATCACTTGCAATCAAGATAACTGTGGCTCTGCCACGTGCATACCTAAGAGTGGTTTCCTAACTCAAAACTCAGGAAAATCTGATATCTGGTATGCTGCACCATCACACattgttcatttttttcctcataaAGATCTTCACATTGTTGATGTCAACCACAATAACAAATAATCCAAGCAAGCCGATGAACACCAACAATCATCACTCCTGCACACAGGTTATTCTTAAATATCAGTAATCCCCCATCAATCTTAAGCATTGCTTATATTATTAACGACAATCCAGGgatgaatgaaagaaaatggaaCACCTTACAAGTCTATGCAGAGAGCGAATGGTGgtgaagtaaataataaatgagGATCCATGTGAGAACTATAATGCAGAAAACAATTTATTTTGCAGGATGGACAAATTGTTCTCTTGTCAAAGAAAAAATGGGCCTGTTCATTGTGGACAAGTAAAAGATTCTTGAAGACTTGTTGCAATACAAGCTTGCTTCACCAGGCCACATTGCAATTAAGCAGAGCATGATAATATGAAACTTCAGATGCACTCCCAAAGTAATAGTTCTAACATACGGTAATAATAACCCAGCAAAAAAGTAATAGTCAAATACTCTGTAATTGAACTTCAAATAGGGTGTTCAAGTTCCACACCAATTCAATGTCTTCACCAGTTAATAACAAACTTTCATAATTTCCAATAGCTACTAATTACCAAATTATAGGGGCCAAATGAAGAGCAACCGTTTTGCCCCAGCAGGGATCCGATTTTCTCAATAACAAGCGTCACGATGCCTGTGCACCAGAATTGAATTTTCCACTCCAGCACAATGAATAAACAACTTTGATTGGTCTATATCATAAACAAAGGAAAGTCAAATACAGTAGTTCTGAGACTGAAAATGTGACTGTCGCATACCATGACCATCCATGCAGTATGGTATATCAAGAAAAAGGTCAAAAGAAAAGATAGGGTACTTCATAGGTCCACAGTTTTCAATAGTAAGGGCTGCTTTTTTATGCTTATCAAAGCAGATTATTATATAAGTTTGttcaacaaattttaaaatagcTAATTGAAAGCCACAAGATGTTCAAGGAAACAATAAGCAAAAGCTAGATTTTGAAACCAAACCCATTAAAAGCACCTAGCAATGAGAAGTACTTGTCATAAGCccctaaaaatttcaccaaaTAACATTTCCCTCAAAAACAATGAGAATCACCTAAAAAATATTATGTTTCTTGTTGAATAAGCGTTTATAAGCTACTTCTCTAGATAGTTTCAATAAGCAAAAGCAACGACCACACTAAGTCTAGATCTACCTGATGGCTAGGCTTACAAACTATTCATCAAACATTAACTATCAGATAGTTAAACATAGTGCAGCTACATACAAGAAAACTGAAAATCCAGCAGTAGCACTACAAGTACAATTACGGAAAGTCAACAGACAACTACACCCAATGAAATTGACGAGCTTAACAAGTCAAGTCAAGAACAACCTTAAACGATCTTATTTCGGACTTCTTCAAGTTTCTTCAGTATCTCGCCAGGAGTTCTATCCAGTTCGTCAGCTATTTTTCTCTGCAAATCCATAGGCAGTGTCGGGAACTGCTCACACAAATCTCCATCAATCACATCCTGCAAAATTATTCCATGGTTCCAGAATAGTTAAATATTCAATAAACTGGGATTATGTTGTCAAAGAACAATGATAAACAAAGCAGCAAGAATATCCATGGTCTATCCAGATAATTGGCACAAAGAGCTTAGAACATCATCCAGTTACAGATACCAATAACAAGTACATTGGCTGttgaaagaaaccaaaaaaaaaacacacacatacatagaaCAGACAttggttgaaaagaaaagcGATATTCAAAGATAACAccatgattaaaaaaataatgatgagaGCACATTGATGTGCCACAAAATTGGAACAATCCACTTATTCACCATATTCAAAGATTACACCAAAATTCTCAGGagattgaagaaacaaaaaaaaagaattggcAAAGATGATGAGATAACAATGACAATATCGACTATAAGAAGCATCACAATGACCCCAGCGATAAAAATGCCGATGATAGAGTTGATGACACTGATACAACTGAAAATGAAGAAGTTAAAATTCAGTATAGGTTCAAAATCATCCCTCCGCTGTGGTCAAGCAGTAAGGGTGGTTGGCATTACCTGCTATTGAAAAGTTCAAATCAATCTCCCCCACCCCTGGCCCTTCTTCCAGCAAAAAGAAAGCCAAaacaaattgagcattcaaaagACAGCATCAAAAACAAAAGCTTAGACTCCCACTTGCAGCCTCAaaagaaaatcacaaaaaagagggaaaagggAAAAGTAAACAATAAATAAACATGTACAAGAATTGCTTTCACAGGTGTAAACTCTCAAATGATAAGTCAGCGTGTTTCCAGACAAGTctgttataatttataaatgagCTTGAAAATCTTGAACTTTCAGCTAGATGCAATGTTCTTCTGTCTAATAAGGGCAATAATTACCTTCACCGGAAAATAAGCAGATCTAAAGGCCATGTGATCTCTGCCACACAAAGGTGGGTGTTCC includes the following:
- the LOC119987889 gene encoding monoacylglycerol lipase-like isoform X1, translating into MAWILANAGFAVYGIDYEGHGRSAGKQGCIEKIDNLVDDCFNHFMTLCASEKEENNGKKRFLLGDTMGGAVSLLLHMKKPGFWHGAVLVSPFSRVADPARLAIKILSKLSNCIPQSKSTATYDLINMAIRDPENIKKVRFHCHFCFCKAKRTK
- the LOC119987889 gene encoding monoglyceride lipase-like isoform X2, which codes for MAWILANAGFAVYGIDYEGHGRSAGKQGCIEKIDNLVDDCFNHFMTLCEKEENNGKKRFLLGDTMGGAVSLLLHMKKPGFWHGAVLVSPFSRVADPARLAIKILSKLSNCIPQSKSTATYDLINMAIRDPENIKKVRFHCHFCFCKAKRTK